The Caulobacter sp. FWC2 region TCGAAACGCACCCAGTCAGGTTGCAGGGCGGCGATTGCTTTGCCCAGCACGATGCGAGCCAGCTTGCTGTCGTCGACGATGAGAACTGCCGTCCCCATGGATTACTTCTCCTGCTGCCGCCACGCTTCACGCGGCGTTGAACTGAAACTCTACTGGCCGGACGCTCGCTCGGCGATCACCGCGGGCAAGAGCCAATCTCGAACGAAAGCGTTTTCAGGAAGGCCGATAATCTTGGGATGGAAAGCCAAGATCACTTGGACAACCGCCCCATGCAGACCTTCGCACGCCGACAGGTCCAAGGTGGAGTCTGAAATGCCTTGTAGCAGAGCTGTCAGAGGTTCGGCGTCCTCTACCCGACAAACACCTTGAAGACGCACGGTCGAGCCATCGCGAGTGACCGTCACAGGACAAGCTCCGCAAGGTCTAGGATCATCAGCACGGCGCCGTCGGCCAGAAGGGTCGTGCCCATCACGCCGGGCGCGCCAGCCAGCAGTCCAGTCATCGGTCGCACCGCCGCGTCCATCCGATCGACGATAGCGTCCACGGCGAAGCCGACCTGTTCTCCTTGCACGCGCGCGACGACGACCCGTTCGATCGGACGTCGCTGGGGCTCGGCCGCTCCAACCAACGAGCCCAAAGCCAGCAACGGAATAACGTCGTCGCGAAGCTGGAAGGCCTTCCCCGCGCGGATCGAGGCAATGCTGTCGGCGGACACCCGCACGGTTTCGACGACGGTGCCCAAGGCCAGGCCGTATCGCTCGGCGCCGCAGGTCACGATCATCACCTTGGTCAACACCATGCTGACTGGCAGCACGAACTTCACGATAGAGCCCTGGCCGCGTTGACTGTCGACGACGACCTTGCCGCCGAGCTTGACCGCTGCTTCGCGGACGACGTCCATGCCGACGCCCCGTCCGGAAACCGCGCTGACTTCCGCCGCCGTCGAAAACCCCGGCGTGAAGATCAGATCTATCGACGCGCGGTCGTCCAGGGCCTCCGCCGCCTCGGGTGTCAGCAATCCACGCCTGACCGCCAGCGCGCGGATAATCGCCGGATCGATACCCGCTCCATCGTCGCGAACCTCGATCACCACCTGATCCGACGCCGTGACGGCCGAAAGCCTGACAACGGCGACAGGCGGCTTTCCCAACCGGGCCCGATCCTGCGCCGTCTCGACGCCGTGGTCGATGGCGTTGCGCAGAACATGCAGAAGCGGTTCGAACAGGCCGTCGACGATCGCCTTGTCGACCTCAACCTCGCCGCCGGAGACTTCGAGCAGCACGGTCTTGTGCAAGGCGTTGGCGATCTCTCGCGTCAGGCGGTGGAACCGGCCGAACAATGGACCCAACGCGACCAGCCGCACCTTGCCCACGGTGGCATGCAGGTCGTTGACCAACCGATCCAGCTGGGCTTGCCGACCGCGGAGGGCTTGGCTCACGGCTTGCCCGCCAGGTAGACGCTCAGCGTGCGCTGCCAAATCCGCCAAACCGTTCTTGGCGATGACCAGCTCGTCGGCCAGGTCGGCCAGCCGGTCCACCCGCTCGGCGTCGATGCGCAACGTCTTTCGCGCGCCATCGCCTCGCGGCCGCGTGACGGGTTCGCCGCCGGTCAGATCCGCGAGTTCGATCTGATCGGATACGAACCGCAAAGCCGCCTCGATTTCCGGCCGCCCGGCGGTCGAGGCGGCTTCCAGGACCAGGTTGCAGGCATAGGGATCGTAGCCGTCCAGCGAACCCCAGGGCTCCCGAGGCATAATCCTCAGCGCTGAGAGCCCGGGCAGCCCCGCTATGATCGAGACAGGATCATCGCCCGAGAAATAGCTGTCGGCGCGCGCGGTGTAGCGGACAGCGACCGTGCCCTTGGTCTCAAAGTCGGCCGGCGGATGCCAGGTCCGAGGCGCGGCCGAGGACGCAGCCTCAGCCGAGGCGCCAACCGACGCGACAAGCTCCCGGAGGCGTCGCCGCTCTACGTCTCCGATCTGCTGGGCGTCGGCCGGCAGATGGCCCGTGCGGTCCAGCGCGTCCAGCCATCGATCGACATGGTCCACGACGCTGAACAGTGCTTCAAAATCGGCGGCGACGCCGGTTCGCTCGGCGCGCAAAAGACTCAGCAAATCCTCCGCCGCATGGAGCATTACGCCCATGGGGACGAGATCGAACAGACCGGTGGAGCCCTTGAGGGTGTGGATGGCCCGGAAACAGCTATCCAGCGCTTTGGCGTCGTCGGGTCGCCGCGCCAGGGTCGCCAGATCGCGCTCGGCGCCGGCGACCAACTCGCGGCCTTCGCTGAGAAACTGAGCCATCAGATCGTCGGTCACGGCCCGCGTCCCGGTCGCTGAAACACGATGGCGTTCTCGAACCGGCGAACCAGGAACCGGTCGGTTATCCTGCTCATCGACTCGGTGTGGCCCAGGCAGAGATAGCCTCCAGGCGCGAGTCGGTCATAGAGATTATTGGCCGCCAAAAGCCGCGACGCCTCGTCAAAATAGATCAGCACATTGCGGCAGAAGATGACGTCGAACGTTCCCTGGCTGGCCATGTTCTCCCCATCCACCAGGTTGACTTGGGTAAAGGTCACAGACTCCCGGAGGTCCTTGATCAGCTTACGGCGATGGCGACGCGCGGGTTCAAAATAGGCCTCCACGACATCCCGCGGCAGACGGGACAGGGCGCGCTCGCCATACAGGCCCTCGCGAGCGGCCGACAGCGCCCGCGTGTCGATATCGGAGCCGACGACCTCGACATTGTAGGCGTCGACCATGCGCCAGTTATCGAGCAGCCAGATCGCGATCGAATAGGCTTCCTCACCTGTCGAGCAAGGCGACGACCAGATCCTGATCTTGTCGCCAGGACGGCGTGAGGTGATCAAGTCCGGCAACAGCGAGCGACTAAGGCACGCCAGTTGGTGCTCTTCGCGATAGAAGTAGGTCTCATTGACCGTGAATGCGTTGATCAGCGCCTCGCGCTCACCGGGATGGGAGCGCAGTTGGCTGAAATAGGCCGCGAAGTTGGAACAGCCCGTAAGAACGATCCTCTCGGTCAACCGACGCTCGATATAGTAGCGCTTACTTTCGCCGAACTGCATGCCGGTCAGGCGATACAGGAACGCGCACACCTTCCGCAGGTCGTCGGTGCTCAAATGCGCCTGTTCGGGTGTCGCCGACGGCGTCACCCCGCGCCGACCATGTCGAGAATCCGTTCGGCGATCTCGCCCAGAGGGGCCACGACATCCGCGCCATCGGCCTTTACCAGCTCGCCAGGCATGCCCCAGATCACCGCAGTATGCTCGGACTCAGCGATCGTCTGTCCGCCCGCCGCACGCAGGTCCGCCATGGTGCGCGCGCCGTCATTGCCCATGCCGGTCATCAACACGCCGACGAGGCGGTCCGAGGGCATGGTCGCCGCTGCGCTGGCGACCAGACGATCGACGCTCGGATGCCAGCGATACTCGGGACTGGAGGGCACGGGCAATGCCACCGGTCCCGCGCTGCGCCGGCTGACCGTCATGTCGGCGTCGCCGCGCGCGATATAGATGTGACCGGCGACAAGCGGCATGGGTCGGGTGACCTCGATCACTTCAAGAGCACAAAGGCCATCCAGCCGACGGGCCAGGGACGCCGTGAAGGCGGCGGGCATATGCTGCGCCACCAGGATCGGCCACGGAAAATCGGCAGGAATCGCCGACAACACCGTATCCAGAGCGGGGGGACCGCCGGTCGACGTTCCGATGATCACCAG contains the following coding sequences:
- a CDS encoding chemotaxis response regulator protein-glutamate methylesterase codes for the protein MTRLLVVDDSALMRRVLGEVFQNEAGFEVAFARDGVEALERLHAFEPDVVTLDVQMPRMHGLDCLDRIMVERPCPVVMVSSQTAEGADATLEALQLGAVDFVAKPDGAVSLALDDFAPILIEKVKMAAASRLRRSHRLAERIRALHGAAEPQPPPVTPKLKPKIRTRLTASRSPASDGAPPGLVIIGTSTGGPPALDTVLSAIPADFPWPILVAQHMPAAFTASLARRLDGLCALEVIEVTRPMPLVAGHIYIARGDADMTVSRRSAGPVALPVPSSPEYRWHPSVDRLVASAAATMPSDRLVGVLMTGMGNDGARTMADLRAAGGQTIAESEHTAVIWGMPGELVKADGADVVAPLGEIAERILDMVGAG
- a CDS encoding chemotaxis protein CheA; translated protein: MTDDLMAQFLSEGRELVAGAERDLATLARRPDDAKALDSCFRAIHTLKGSTGLFDLVPMGVMLHAAEDLLSLLRAERTGVAADFEALFSVVDHVDRWLDALDRTGHLPADAQQIGDVERRRLRELVASVGASAEAASSAAPRTWHPPADFETKGTVAVRYTARADSYFSGDDPVSIIAGLPGLSALRIMPREPWGSLDGYDPYACNLVLEAASTAGRPEIEAALRFVSDQIELADLTGGEPVTRPRGDGARKTLRIDAERVDRLADLADELVIAKNGLADLAAHAERLPGGQAVSQALRGRQAQLDRLVNDLHATVGKVRLVALGPLFGRFHRLTREIANALHKTVLLEVSGGEVEVDKAIVDGLFEPLLHVLRNAIDHGVETAQDRARLGKPPVAVVRLSAVTASDQVVIEVRDDGAGIDPAIIRALAVRRGLLTPEAAEALDDRASIDLIFTPGFSTAAEVSAVSGRGVGMDVVREAAVKLGGKVVVDSQRGQGSIVKFVLPVSMVLTKVMIVTCGAERYGLALGTVVETVRVSADSIASIRAGKAFQLRDDVIPLLALGSLVGAAEPQRRPIERVVVARVQGEQVGFAVDAIVDRMDAAVRPMTGLLAGAPGVMGTTLLADGAVLMILDLAELVL
- a CDS encoding protein-glutamate O-methyltransferase CheR, producing the protein MSTDDLRKVCAFLYRLTGMQFGESKRYYIERRLTERIVLTGCSNFAAYFSQLRSHPGEREALINAFTVNETYFYREEHQLACLSRSLLPDLITSRRPGDKIRIWSSPCSTGEEAYSIAIWLLDNWRMVDAYNVEVVGSDIDTRALSAAREGLYGERALSRLPRDVVEAYFEPARRHRRKLIKDLRESVTFTQVNLVDGENMASQGTFDVIFCRNVLIYFDEASRLLAANNLYDRLAPGGYLCLGHTESMSRITDRFLVRRFENAIVFQRPGRGP